A genomic region of Zalophus californianus isolate mZalCal1 chromosome 1, mZalCal1.pri.v2, whole genome shotgun sequence contains the following coding sequences:
- the COL5A3 gene encoding collagen alpha-3(V) chain isoform X3, with protein sequence MGSRQGLGQPRAGLCLLLTLLQLLLRTQAAGPVDVLKALGVQGGQAGVLEGPGLCPQRAPEGDRAFRVGKASTLGIPTWELFPDGHFPENFSMLITLRGQPANQSVLLSIYDEGGARQLGLALGPALGLLGDSFSPLPQQVNLMDGRWHRVAVSVDGRRVTLVADCEPQPPTLGHGPRFISTAGLTVLGTQDLGEETFEGDIQELLISPDPQAAFQACERYLPGCDNLDPITTGVPQGEPETPPPRRKGKGKGKKKGRGRKGKGRKKKNKGTLTASPPPGSLENQTSTDIPKTETAASTLPPTPTPLVITTTVTTGHNVTMLEGDLDPDNGTELRTLETKLAKEDKEGGGPTMGPDFRAAEQPSQTQFQIFPGAGEKGAKGEPAVIEQGQQFEGPPGAPGPRGVIGPSGPPGPPGFPGDPGLPGPAGLPGIPGIDGIRGLPGTVIMMPFQFASSSLKGPPVSFQQAQAQAVLQQAQLSMKGPPGPVGLTGRPGPVGLPGYPGQKGEMGEMGPQGPRGLQGPLGPPGREGKMGRSGADGARGLPGDTGPKGDRGFDGLPGLPGEKGQRGDFGHVGQPGPPGEDGEKGAEGPPGPTGQAGEPGPRGLIGPRGSPGPLGRPGVVGIDGAPGAKGNVGPPGESGPPGQQGNPGSQGLPGPQGPIGTPGEKGPPGNPGIPGIPGSDGPPGHPGHEGPTGEKGAQGPQGSAGPPGYPGPRGVKGTSGNRGLQGEKGEKGEDGFPGFKGDGGLKGDRGLPGPPGPRGEDGPEGMKGQEGLAGEEGPPGSAGEKGKLGVPGLPGYPGRPGPKGKAGQPGLEGERGPPGSRGERGQPGATGQPGPKGDVGQDGAAGIPGEKGLPGLQGPPGFSGPKGPPGPQGKDGRPGHPGQRGELGFQGQTGPPGPAGVVGPQGKTGEAGPLGERGPPGPPGPPGEQGLPGLEGREGVKGDLGPPGPLGKEGPPGPRGFPGPQGAPGDPGPIGLKGDKGPLGPVGANGSPGERGPLGPAGGIGLPGQSGGQGPVGPAGEKGSPGERGPPGPTGKDGIPGPLGLPGPPGSVGPSGEDGDKGEVGPPGTKGNKGDKGDAGPPGPTGVRGPVGHPGSPGADGAQGRRGPPGLFGQKGDDGVRGFVGLIGPPGLQGLPGPPGEKGEVGDVGSMGPHGAPGPRGPHGPSGSEGPPGLPGGVGQPGAVGEKGEPGEAGDPGPPGTPGIPGPKGEIGEKGDSGPSGAAGPPGKKGPPGEDGAKGNVGPTGLPGDLGPPGDPGVSGIDGSPGEKGDPGDVGGPGPPGASGEPGPPGPPGKRGPSGRMGREGREGEKGAKGESGPDGPPGMTGPVGARGPPGRVGPEGLRGIPGPVGEPGLLGPPGQMGPPGPLGPSGLPGLKGDAGLKGEKGHIGLIGLIGPPGEAGEKGDQGLPGVQGPPGPQGEPGPPGPIGSLGHPGPPGVAGPLGQKGSKGSPGSFGPRGDTGPPGPPGPPGSPAELHGLLRRRRSLPGPGALEAPEGGLEEVLASLTSLGFELEQMRRPPGTAERPGLVCSELHRNHPHLPDGEYWIDPNQGCARDSLRVFCNFTAGGETCLYPDKKFEMVKMASWSREKPGNWYSTFRRGKKFSYVDADGSPVSVVQMTFLKLLSATARQSFTYSCQNSAAWLDEAAGDHSRSLRFLGANGEELSFNQTAAATITVPYDGCRLRKGQTKTLLELSSSRVGFLPLWDVAATDFGQTNQKFGFELGPVCFSS encoded by the exons CAGGCCCTGTGGATGTGCTGAAGGCCCTGGGCGTGCAagggggccaggctggggtccTTGAGGGGCCTGGCCTCTGCCCCCAGAGGGCCCCAGAGGGTGACCGGGCATTCAGGGTTGGCAAGGCCAGCACACTTGGCATCCCCACATGGGAGCTCTTTCCAG ATGGGCACTTCCCTGAGAACTTTTCCATGCTGATCACTCTGCGGGGCCAGCCAGCCAACCAGTCTGTCCTTCTATCCATTTATGATGAGGGTGGTGCTCGGCAGCTGGGCCTGGCTCTGGGGCCAGCTCTGGGCCTCCTAGGTGACTccttcagccccctcccccagcaagtCAACCTCATGGATGGCAG GTGGCACCGTGTGGCAGTCAGTGTGGATGGCAGGAGGGTGACTCTGGTGGCTGACTGTGAGCCTCAGCCCCCCACGCTGGGCCATGGGCCTCGATTCATTAGCACAGCTGGACTCACTGTGTTGGGGACCCAGGACCTCGGGGAGGAGACTTTTGAG GGAGATATTCAGGAGTTGCTGATAAGCCCAGATCCTCAGGCTGCCTTCCAGGCCTGTGAGCGATACCTTCCCGGCTGTGACAACCTGGACCCTATAACCACAGGG gtgccccagggtgaGCCAGAAACTCCTCCCCCTCGAcggaaggggaagggaaaagggaagaaaaaagggcGAGGTCGTaaggggaagggcaggaagaagaagaacaagggAACTTTGACCGCAAGCCCACCTCCTGGCTCCCTGGAGAACCAG ACCTCCACCGACATCCCCAAAACAGAGACAGCAGCTTCAACTCTGCCTCCGACTCCCACACCTTTGGTCATTACCACCACTGTGACCACTGGCCACAATGTCACCATGCTAGAG GGGGACCTGGACCCAGACAATGGAACTGAACTAAGGACCCTGGAGACTAAGTTAGCCAAAGAGGACAAAGAAGGAGGTGGCCCCACCATGGGCCCTGACTTCCGGGCAGCAGAACAGCCATCGCAGACTCAGTTCCAGATCTTTCCT GGTGCTGGAGAGAAGGGAGCAAAAGGAGAACCAGCAGTGATTGAACAG GGACAGCAGTTTGAGGGACCTCCAGGAGCCCCAGGACCTCGA GGGGTGATTGGCCCCTCAGGCCCTCCTGGCCCCCCAGGATTCCCTGGAGACCCTGGTCTACCG GGTCCTGCTGGCCTCCCAGGAATCCCTGGCATCGATGGGATCCGGGGTCTACCAGGCACTGTGATCATGATGCCG TTCCAGTTTGCAAGCAGCTCCCTCAAAGGACCCCCAGTCTCCTTCCAGCAAGCCCAGGCTCAGGCAGTACTGCAACAGGCTCAG CTGTCTATGAAAGGCCCCCCTGGCCCAGTAGGGCTCACTGGGCGCCCAGGCCCTGTG GGTCTCCCTGGGTATCCGGGTCAGAAAGGAGAGATGGGAGAAATGGGGCCACAG ggTCCCCGAGGCCTTCAGGGACCTCTTGGGCCCCCTGGCCGGGAGGGAAAGATG GGCCGCTCTGGAGCAGATGGGGCTCGGGGCCTCCCAGGAGACACAGGACCTAAG GGTGACCGGGGTTTTGATGGCTTGCCAGGGCTACCTGGAGAGAAAGGGCAAAGG GGTGATTTTGGCCATGTGGGGCAACCTGGTCCCCCAGGAGAGGATGGTGAGAAG GGAGCCGAAGGACCTCCGGGGCCCACTGGCCAGGCTGGGGAGCCA GGCCCCCGAGGACTGATAGGCCCTAGAGGCTCCCCTGGTCCCCTGGGACGGCCG ggTGTAGTTGGAATTGATGGTGCTCCAGGAGCCAAAGGAAATGTG GGTCCTCCAGGAGAATCGGGCCCTCCAGGACAGCAAGGAAATCCCGGGTCCCAG GGACTCCCTGGCCCTCAGGGACCCATTGGCACTCCTGGGGAGAAG GGTCCCCCTGGAAACCCAGGAATTCCAGGCATTCCAGGATCTGATGGCCCTCCG GGTCACCCAGGCCATGAGGGCCCCACGGGAGAGAAAGGGGCCCAG ggtccaCAAGGGTCAGCAGGACCCCCGGGCTATCCTGGACCTCGGGGTGTGAAG ggtaCCTCTGGCAACCGCGGTCTccagggggagaaaggagagaag GGAGAGGATGGCTTCCCGGGCTTCAAGGGCGATGGGGGGCTCAAGGGAGATCGG GGGCTCCCcggcccccccggcccccggggAGAGGATGGTCCGGAAGGGATGAAGGGGCAGGAGGGACTGGCTGGCGAGGAGGGTCCCCCAGGCTCAGCTGGGGAGAAG GGCAAGCTTGGGGTGCCAGGTCTCCCAGGTTACCCAGGACGTCCAGGCCCTAAG GGGAAGGCGGGGCAGCCAGGCCTGGAAGGAGAGCGGGGACCACCA GGCTCCCGCGGAGAGAGGGGGCAGCCTGGTGCCACCGGGCAACCAGGCCCCAAG GGCGACGTGGGCCAGGATGGGGCCGCTGGGATCCCTGGAGAAAAG GGCCTCCCAGGTCTGCAAGGCCCTCCTGGATTTTCTGGGCCAAAGGGTCCCCCT ggcccccaggggaAAGATGGACGTCCTGGGCACCCTGGTCAGAGAGGAGAATTG ggctTCCAAGGTCAGACAGGCCCACCTGGACCAGCTGGTGTCGTGGGTCCCCAG GGAAAGACAGGAGAAGCTGGACCTCTGGGTGAGAGGGgccccccaggccctcctggaCCTCCCGGTGAACAAGGTCTTCCGGGCCTGGAAGGCAGAGAGGGTGTCAAG GGGGACCTGGGACCACCAGGACCCCTTGGGAAGGAAGGACCACCTGGACCCAGGGGCTTCCCCGGCCCCCAAGGAGCCCCTGGGGACCCA GGACCTATTGGTTTAAAGGGTGACAAAGGCCCCCTGGGCCCTGTTGGAGCCAAC GGCTCCCCTGGGGAGCGGGGGCCACTGGGCCCAGCAGGAGGCATTGGGCTTCCTGGCCAAAGCGGAGGCCAAGGCCCTGTTGGCCCTGCAGGCGAGAAGGGGTCCCCG GGAGAACGTGGCCCCCCTGGACCCACAGGCAAAGACGGgatcccagggcccctggggcTCCCCGGACCCCCTGGATCTGTTGGGCCGTCTGGCGAGGATGGGGACAAG GGGGAAGTGGGCCCCCCTGGGACCAAAGGGAACAAAGGCGACAAAGGGGATGCG GGCCCACCTGGACCAACAGGAGTACGGGGTCCTGTGggacacccaggctccccg GGAGCAGATGGGGCTCAGGGACGCCGGGGACCGCCAGGCCTCTTTGGGCAGAAAGGAGATGACGGAGTGAGAGGCTTCGTGGGGCTGATTGGCCCCCCTGGCCTGCAG GGGTTGCCAGGTCCTcctggagagaaaggggaggtcGGAGACGTGGGGTCCATG GGTCCCCACGGAGCTCCAGGGCCTAGGGGTCCCCACGGCCCCAGTGGATCAGAG GGCCCTCCAGGGCTGCCTGGGGGAGTTGGTCAGCCGGGCGCTGTGGGCGAGAAG GGTGAGCCAGGggaggctggagacccaggacccccagggaccccaggcatccct GGGCCCAAGGGAGAAATTGGTGAAAAGGGGGACTCAGGCCCATCTGGGGCTGCTGGACCCCCAGGCAAGAAAGGCCCCCCTGGAGAGGATGGAGCCAAAGGGAACGTG GGCCCCACTGGGCTCCCAGGAGATCTAGGACCCCCCGGAGACCCTGGAGTTTCG ggtATCGATGGCTccccaggagagaagggagacCCCGGTGATGTTGGGGGACCG GGTCCACCTGGGGCTTCTGGGGAACCTGGCCCCCCTGGGCCTCCTGGCAAGAGG GGTCCTTCAGGCCGCATGGGTcgagaaggcagagaaggggagaaaggggcCAAG GGGGAGTCAGGTCCTGATGGACCCCCAGGGATGACAGGCCCAGTGGGGGCTCGAGGGCCCCCTGGACGTGTGGGGCCTGAGGGTCTTCGAGGGATCCCCGGCCCTGTG GGTGAACCAGGCCTCCTGGGACCTCCTGGGCAGATGGGCCCTCCTGGACCCCTG GGGCCCTCTGGCCTTCCAGGATTGAAGGGGGATGCTGGCCTCAAGGGGGAAAAG GGCCACATTGGATTAATTGGCCTTATCGGCCCCCCTGGGGAAGCTGGTGAGAAAGGGGATCAGGGGTTGCCAGGCGTGCAGGGCCCCCCTGGACCCCAGGGAGAACCT GGTCCCCCCGGTCCTATCGGCTCTCTGGGCCACCCTGGGCCCCCAGGCGTGGCG GGTCCTCTGGGACAGAAAGGCTCCAAGGGGTCCCCG GGATCCTTTGGTCCCCGTGGCGATACTGGCCCCCCGGGACCCCCCGGCCCCCCG ggTTCCCCAGCTGAGCTGCATGGGCTGCTCCGGCGCCGGCGCTCTCTCCCAGGCCCAGGGGCGCTAGAGGCCCCGGAGGGCGGCCTGGAGGAGGTGCTGGCCTCACTCACTTCGCTGGGCTTTGAGCTGGAGCAGATGCGGCGCCCTCCGGGCACGGCTGAGCGCCCGGGCCTTGTGTGCAGTGAGCTGCACCGCAACCACCCACACCTGCCTGATG GGGAATACTGGATTGACCCCAACCAGGGCTGTGCGAGGGACTCGCTCAGGGTTTTCTGCAACTTCACGGCAGGAGGAGAGACCTGCCTCTATCCTGACAAGAAGTTTGAGATG GTAAAAATGGCCTCCTGGTCCAGGGAAAAGCCGGGAAACTGGTATAGCACATTCCGTCGAGGGAAGAAG TTCTCCTATGTGGACGCTGATGGGTCCCCGGTGAGTGTGGTCCAGATGACCTTCCTAAAGTTGCTGAGCGCCACGGCCCGCCAGAGCTTCACCTACTCCTGCCAGAACTCTGCCGCCTGGCTGGACGAAGCTGCAGGGGACCACAGCCGCTCCCTCCGCTTCCTGGGAGCCAACGGGGAGGAGCTGTCTTTCAACCAGACGGCAGCAGCCACCATCACTGTCCCCTATGATGGCTGCCgg CTCCGGAAGGGACAGACGAAGACCCTCTTGGAGTTGAGCTCTTCCCGAGTGGGCTTTCTGCCTCTGTGGGATGTGGCGGCTACTGACTTTGGCCAGACGAACCAGAAGTTTGGGTTTGAACTGGGCCCTGTCTGTTTTAGCAGCTGA
- the COL5A3 gene encoding collagen alpha-3(V) chain isoform X2, with amino-acid sequence MGSRQGLGQPRAGLCLLLTLLQLLLRTQAGPVDVLKALGVQGGQAGVLEGPGLCPQRAPEGDRAFRVGKASTLGIPTWELFPDGHFPENFSMLITLRGQPANQSVLLSIYDEGGARQLGLALGPALGLLGDSFSPLPQQVNLMDGRWHRVAVSVDGRRVTLVADCEPQPPTLGHGPRFISTAGLTVLGTQDLGEETFEGDIQELLISPDPQAAFQACERYLPGCDNLDPITTGVPQGEPETPPPRRKGKGKGKKKGRGRKGKGRKKKNKGTLTASPPPGSLENQTSTDIPKTETAASTLPPTPTPLVITTTVTTGHNVTMLEGDLDPDNGTELRTLETKLAKEDKEGGGPTMGPDFRAAEQPSQTQFQIFPGAGEKGAKGEPAVIEQGQQFEGPPGAPGPRGVIGPSGPPGPPGFPGDPGLPGPAGLPGIPGIDGIRGLPGTVIMMPFQFASSSLKGPPVSFQQAQAQAVLQQAQLSMKGPPGPVGLTGRPGPVGLPGYPGQKGEMGEMGPQGPRGLQGPLGPPGREGKMGRSGADGARGLPGDTGPKGDRGFDGLPGLPGEKGQRGDFGHVGQPGPPGEDGEKGAEGPPGPTGQAGEPGPRGLIGPRGSPGPLGRPGVVGIDGAPGAKGNVGPPGESGPPGQQGNPGSQGLPGPQGPIGTPGEKGPPGNPGIPGIPGSDGPPGHPGHEGPTGEKGAQGPQGSAGPPGYPGPRGVKGTSGNRGLQGEKGEKGEDGFPGFKGDGGLKGDRGLPGPPGPRGEDGPEGMKGQEGLAGEEGPPGSAGEKGKLGVPGLPGYPGRPGPKGSTGFPGPLGPLGEKGKRGKAGQPGLEGERGPPGSRGERGQPGATGQPGPKGDVGQDGAAGIPGEKGLPGLQGPPGFSGPKGPPGPQGKDGRPGHPGQRGELGFQGQTGPPGPAGVVGPQGKTGEAGPLGERGPPGPPGPPGEQGLPGLEGREGVKGDLGPPGPLGKEGPPGPRGFPGPQGAPGDPGPIGLKGDKGPLGPVGANGSPGERGPLGPAGGIGLPGQSGGQGPVGPAGEKGSPGERGPPGPTGKDGIPGPLGLPGPPGSVGPSGEDGDKGEVGPPGTKGNKGDKGDAGPPGPTGVRGPVGHPGSPGADGAQGRRGPPGLFGQKGDDGVRGFVGLIGPPGLQGLPGPPGEKGEVGDVGSMGPHGAPGPRGPHGPSGSEGPPGLPGGVGQPGAVGEKGEPGEAGDPGPPGTPGIPGPKGEIGEKGDSGPSGAAGPPGKKGPPGEDGAKGNVGPTGLPGDLGPPGDPGVSGIDGSPGEKGDPGDVGGPGPPGASGEPGPPGPPGKRGPSGRMGREGREGEKGAKGESGPDGPPGMTGPVGARGPPGRVGPEGLRGIPGPVGEPGLLGPPGQMGPPGPLGPSGLPGLKGDAGLKGEKGHIGLIGLIGPPGEAGEKGDQGLPGVQGPPGPQGEPGPPGPIGSLGHPGPPGVAGPLGQKGSKGSPGSFGPRGDTGPPGPPGPPGSPAELHGLLRRRRSLPGPGALEAPEGGLEEVLASLTSLGFELEQMRRPPGTAERPGLVCSELHRNHPHLPDGEYWIDPNQGCARDSLRVFCNFTAGGETCLYPDKKFEMVKMASWSREKPGNWYSTFRRGKKFSYVDADGSPVSVVQMTFLKLLSATARQSFTYSCQNSAAWLDEAAGDHSRSLRFLGANGEELSFNQTAAATITVPYDGCRLRKGQTKTLLELSSSRVGFLPLWDVAATDFGQTNQKFGFELGPVCFSS; translated from the exons GCCCTGTGGATGTGCTGAAGGCCCTGGGCGTGCAagggggccaggctggggtccTTGAGGGGCCTGGCCTCTGCCCCCAGAGGGCCCCAGAGGGTGACCGGGCATTCAGGGTTGGCAAGGCCAGCACACTTGGCATCCCCACATGGGAGCTCTTTCCAG ATGGGCACTTCCCTGAGAACTTTTCCATGCTGATCACTCTGCGGGGCCAGCCAGCCAACCAGTCTGTCCTTCTATCCATTTATGATGAGGGTGGTGCTCGGCAGCTGGGCCTGGCTCTGGGGCCAGCTCTGGGCCTCCTAGGTGACTccttcagccccctcccccagcaagtCAACCTCATGGATGGCAG GTGGCACCGTGTGGCAGTCAGTGTGGATGGCAGGAGGGTGACTCTGGTGGCTGACTGTGAGCCTCAGCCCCCCACGCTGGGCCATGGGCCTCGATTCATTAGCACAGCTGGACTCACTGTGTTGGGGACCCAGGACCTCGGGGAGGAGACTTTTGAG GGAGATATTCAGGAGTTGCTGATAAGCCCAGATCCTCAGGCTGCCTTCCAGGCCTGTGAGCGATACCTTCCCGGCTGTGACAACCTGGACCCTATAACCACAGGG gtgccccagggtgaGCCAGAAACTCCTCCCCCTCGAcggaaggggaagggaaaagggaagaaaaaagggcGAGGTCGTaaggggaagggcaggaagaagaagaacaagggAACTTTGACCGCAAGCCCACCTCCTGGCTCCCTGGAGAACCAG ACCTCCACCGACATCCCCAAAACAGAGACAGCAGCTTCAACTCTGCCTCCGACTCCCACACCTTTGGTCATTACCACCACTGTGACCACTGGCCACAATGTCACCATGCTAGAG GGGGACCTGGACCCAGACAATGGAACTGAACTAAGGACCCTGGAGACTAAGTTAGCCAAAGAGGACAAAGAAGGAGGTGGCCCCACCATGGGCCCTGACTTCCGGGCAGCAGAACAGCCATCGCAGACTCAGTTCCAGATCTTTCCT GGTGCTGGAGAGAAGGGAGCAAAAGGAGAACCAGCAGTGATTGAACAG GGACAGCAGTTTGAGGGACCTCCAGGAGCCCCAGGACCTCGA GGGGTGATTGGCCCCTCAGGCCCTCCTGGCCCCCCAGGATTCCCTGGAGACCCTGGTCTACCG GGTCCTGCTGGCCTCCCAGGAATCCCTGGCATCGATGGGATCCGGGGTCTACCAGGCACTGTGATCATGATGCCG TTCCAGTTTGCAAGCAGCTCCCTCAAAGGACCCCCAGTCTCCTTCCAGCAAGCCCAGGCTCAGGCAGTACTGCAACAGGCTCAG CTGTCTATGAAAGGCCCCCCTGGCCCAGTAGGGCTCACTGGGCGCCCAGGCCCTGTG GGTCTCCCTGGGTATCCGGGTCAGAAAGGAGAGATGGGAGAAATGGGGCCACAG ggTCCCCGAGGCCTTCAGGGACCTCTTGGGCCCCCTGGCCGGGAGGGAAAGATG GGCCGCTCTGGAGCAGATGGGGCTCGGGGCCTCCCAGGAGACACAGGACCTAAG GGTGACCGGGGTTTTGATGGCTTGCCAGGGCTACCTGGAGAGAAAGGGCAAAGG GGTGATTTTGGCCATGTGGGGCAACCTGGTCCCCCAGGAGAGGATGGTGAGAAG GGAGCCGAAGGACCTCCGGGGCCCACTGGCCAGGCTGGGGAGCCA GGCCCCCGAGGACTGATAGGCCCTAGAGGCTCCCCTGGTCCCCTGGGACGGCCG ggTGTAGTTGGAATTGATGGTGCTCCAGGAGCCAAAGGAAATGTG GGTCCTCCAGGAGAATCGGGCCCTCCAGGACAGCAAGGAAATCCCGGGTCCCAG GGACTCCCTGGCCCTCAGGGACCCATTGGCACTCCTGGGGAGAAG GGTCCCCCTGGAAACCCAGGAATTCCAGGCATTCCAGGATCTGATGGCCCTCCG GGTCACCCAGGCCATGAGGGCCCCACGGGAGAGAAAGGGGCCCAG ggtccaCAAGGGTCAGCAGGACCCCCGGGCTATCCTGGACCTCGGGGTGTGAAG ggtaCCTCTGGCAACCGCGGTCTccagggggagaaaggagagaag GGAGAGGATGGCTTCCCGGGCTTCAAGGGCGATGGGGGGCTCAAGGGAGATCGG GGGCTCCCcggcccccccggcccccggggAGAGGATGGTCCGGAAGGGATGAAGGGGCAGGAGGGACTGGCTGGCGAGGAGGGTCCCCCAGGCTCAGCTGGGGAGAAG GGCAAGCTTGGGGTGCCAGGTCTCCCAGGTTACCCAGGACGTCCAGGCCCTAAG GGGTCTACTGGCTTTCCCGGGCCCCTGGGGCCATTAGGAGAAAAAGGGAAGCGG GGGAAGGCGGGGCAGCCAGGCCTGGAAGGAGAGCGGGGACCACCA GGCTCCCGCGGAGAGAGGGGGCAGCCTGGTGCCACCGGGCAACCAGGCCCCAAG GGCGACGTGGGCCAGGATGGGGCCGCTGGGATCCCTGGAGAAAAG GGCCTCCCAGGTCTGCAAGGCCCTCCTGGATTTTCTGGGCCAAAGGGTCCCCCT ggcccccaggggaAAGATGGACGTCCTGGGCACCCTGGTCAGAGAGGAGAATTG ggctTCCAAGGTCAGACAGGCCCACCTGGACCAGCTGGTGTCGTGGGTCCCCAG GGAAAGACAGGAGAAGCTGGACCTCTGGGTGAGAGGGgccccccaggccctcctggaCCTCCCGGTGAACAAGGTCTTCCGGGCCTGGAAGGCAGAGAGGGTGTCAAG GGGGACCTGGGACCACCAGGACCCCTTGGGAAGGAAGGACCACCTGGACCCAGGGGCTTCCCCGGCCCCCAAGGAGCCCCTGGGGACCCA GGACCTATTGGTTTAAAGGGTGACAAAGGCCCCCTGGGCCCTGTTGGAGCCAAC GGCTCCCCTGGGGAGCGGGGGCCACTGGGCCCAGCAGGAGGCATTGGGCTTCCTGGCCAAAGCGGAGGCCAAGGCCCTGTTGGCCCTGCAGGCGAGAAGGGGTCCCCG GGAGAACGTGGCCCCCCTGGACCCACAGGCAAAGACGGgatcccagggcccctggggcTCCCCGGACCCCCTGGATCTGTTGGGCCGTCTGGCGAGGATGGGGACAAG GGGGAAGTGGGCCCCCCTGGGACCAAAGGGAACAAAGGCGACAAAGGGGATGCG GGCCCACCTGGACCAACAGGAGTACGGGGTCCTGTGggacacccaggctccccg GGAGCAGATGGGGCTCAGGGACGCCGGGGACCGCCAGGCCTCTTTGGGCAGAAAGGAGATGACGGAGTGAGAGGCTTCGTGGGGCTGATTGGCCCCCCTGGCCTGCAG GGGTTGCCAGGTCCTcctggagagaaaggggaggtcGGAGACGTGGGGTCCATG GGTCCCCACGGAGCTCCAGGGCCTAGGGGTCCCCACGGCCCCAGTGGATCAGAG GGCCCTCCAGGGCTGCCTGGGGGAGTTGGTCAGCCGGGCGCTGTGGGCGAGAAG GGTGAGCCAGGggaggctggagacccaggacccccagggaccccaggcatccct GGGCCCAAGGGAGAAATTGGTGAAAAGGGGGACTCAGGCCCATCTGGGGCTGCTGGACCCCCAGGCAAGAAAGGCCCCCCTGGAGAGGATGGAGCCAAAGGGAACGTG GGCCCCACTGGGCTCCCAGGAGATCTAGGACCCCCCGGAGACCCTGGAGTTTCG ggtATCGATGGCTccccaggagagaagggagacCCCGGTGATGTTGGGGGACCG GGTCCACCTGGGGCTTCTGGGGAACCTGGCCCCCCTGGGCCTCCTGGCAAGAGG GGTCCTTCAGGCCGCATGGGTcgagaaggcagagaaggggagaaaggggcCAAG GGGGAGTCAGGTCCTGATGGACCCCCAGGGATGACAGGCCCAGTGGGGGCTCGAGGGCCCCCTGGACGTGTGGGGCCTGAGGGTCTTCGAGGGATCCCCGGCCCTGTG GGTGAACCAGGCCTCCTGGGACCTCCTGGGCAGATGGGCCCTCCTGGACCCCTG GGGCCCTCTGGCCTTCCAGGATTGAAGGGGGATGCTGGCCTCAAGGGGGAAAAG GGCCACATTGGATTAATTGGCCTTATCGGCCCCCCTGGGGAAGCTGGTGAGAAAGGGGATCAGGGGTTGCCAGGCGTGCAGGGCCCCCCTGGACCCCAGGGAGAACCT GGTCCCCCCGGTCCTATCGGCTCTCTGGGCCACCCTGGGCCCCCAGGCGTGGCG GGTCCTCTGGGACAGAAAGGCTCCAAGGGGTCCCCG GGATCCTTTGGTCCCCGTGGCGATACTGGCCCCCCGGGACCCCCCGGCCCCCCG ggTTCCCCAGCTGAGCTGCATGGGCTGCTCCGGCGCCGGCGCTCTCTCCCAGGCCCAGGGGCGCTAGAGGCCCCGGAGGGCGGCCTGGAGGAGGTGCTGGCCTCACTCACTTCGCTGGGCTTTGAGCTGGAGCAGATGCGGCGCCCTCCGGGCACGGCTGAGCGCCCGGGCCTTGTGTGCAGTGAGCTGCACCGCAACCACCCACACCTGCCTGATG GGGAATACTGGATTGACCCCAACCAGGGCTGTGCGAGGGACTCGCTCAGGGTTTTCTGCAACTTCACGGCAGGAGGAGAGACCTGCCTCTATCCTGACAAGAAGTTTGAGATG GTAAAAATGGCCTCCTGGTCCAGGGAAAAGCCGGGAAACTGGTATAGCACATTCCGTCGAGGGAAGAAG TTCTCCTATGTGGACGCTGATGGGTCCCCGGTGAGTGTGGTCCAGATGACCTTCCTAAAGTTGCTGAGCGCCACGGCCCGCCAGAGCTTCACCTACTCCTGCCAGAACTCTGCCGCCTGGCTGGACGAAGCTGCAGGGGACCACAGCCGCTCCCTCCGCTTCCTGGGAGCCAACGGGGAGGAGCTGTCTTTCAACCAGACGGCAGCAGCCACCATCACTGTCCCCTATGATGGCTGCCgg CTCCGGAAGGGACAGACGAAGACCCTCTTGGAGTTGAGCTCTTCCCGAGTGGGCTTTCTGCCTCTGTGGGATGTGGCGGCTACTGACTTTGGCCAGACGAACCAGAAGTTTGGGTTTGAACTGGGCCCTGTCTGTTTTAGCAGCTGA